ggtAGTACGTGAGCCCCGCGCAGCAGCGGGCCAGCGctcagggagggcagagcccAAGCTTGCCGTGGCTTTAGCCAGCCAGCGCTTGCTGAGAGGCAGCCCCGCATGAGGAGCTCTTCGTCTGTGTGCTGTCCTCCCTGACAGCAGTGCACGCTGCCAAGACAGATGCTGCCGGGACAGGCTTCTTGTCCCACGGCCACATCACCCACCCTCCTTGCTGGTGAGGCTGCTGTTGCAGTGAGATTCTCAAAGCTTAACCCTGATGGTTCCTTCTTCCAGGGAGACTTGGGCTGGATGACCAGAGGCTCCATGGTGGGACCTTTCCAGGAAGCAGCATTTGCCTTGCCTGTGAGCAGCATGGACAAGCCAGTGTATACAGACCCTCCCGTAAAAACAAAGTTCGGGTATCACATCATCATGGtggaaggcagaaaataaaatgtgaatgaTCATGACCTTGTTGACTGCTTGAATCTTGAGAGCTTCCCAGACACCTTGATCTCAGAGCAAGTCAGTCATAACCAGCAGCAGGCTTGGAGGCAGCCGGCTGTCCCTGCCATCTTGGCAGGACACACAGATTACAGCTGGCAGAGAACAGGGCCCTGCATATAGAGGTAAAGCGTTCCTTGGAAAAGGTGAACTAAGAGCTTTTCACAGTTGTTGAAATCTGCTTTGCCTGGCAGGCCAGCCTCTTGCCTTTCCCCTTGCAGAGACAATGACCTGTCCACCTGAATAAGGTGCTCAGGCTTTTATCTGCAAATGTAGGTGATCCAGAAAGGGAAAGAGGGGTTCCCCAGGGCCTTGATCTTTATCCCCATCCTCACCAGTGAGGATGCAGACAGCTCCTGTGCTACAGTTTCTGCTCCAGAGCTCAGACTTGGACTGGGAGGACAGTCCCTTTGGCAGAGGGTGGGTAACACTACAGCTAGAGCTAGAGGTCACCGCCCCGGGCAGGCAGCTTGTTCTTGCAGTTACCCAGCAGAGGTGTGGGTCAGGCCctggctgagcaggagcagggaaggggagtTGGGGGCAGAAGTCCTCCTAAATACCGAGGTGCCCATACCTCAAGCTACATCTTATCCATGGGAAGCTGGGGGAAGAAATTGTGCAACTTGGGCTTGAATGAGAGAAAAGCCACTAAATGCTCGCTTGTTGCTTCCTCCATTTGCCTACTGCTGGGTGTGCAGTACATGTCTCAAGCCTAGCAGGCTGGGCCTCATCCTTCTGGTAAAACTGCCTGAAGGACAGCATGATTGATGTGACTGAGATAGCACATTACGTCTCCTACCTCTTGGACCTTAGCAATAAATATCTCAGTGCAGCGATTCTCCTCCTGCTGAAAGACAGCACTCAAACTAGGCACGTCTCTAGCAACAGACACCAGCTTTGTTTGCAGGCGAGCATCGTGCAGCATCAGAGGGCTcagagatgaggagaaaataccaAAGAGAACAAAAGGCCTGTCCAAAGATCAACATACAAGGAAGAGGTGAGACTGAAACCAGGGcaggtttttctctttcctccctttttggggtgtttgttttgttaagaGAATGGAAAGCTCAGAGAGGCCAACAAATGATTGCACAGCTCTAGttcattaatattttgttatGAAAGGCAGACAGGCCTTTCTGCAGCATGAGAGCAGATGTGGCCTCATTTAAGGAATGGTCTATTAATAAACTGCTTGTTTCCAGGCTACCAGAGCTTTGTTCTACCTATTAGCAAAAGCCCATTGGCACATCTCCTGTACCAACAGGATCATTGTTTGTATTTGTCATGTCTCCTAGTACAAAGGATTCAAATTCAGCAGACCAGTTTCCTCTCCAAAAACTGCAAAACTCAGCAAGGTGTGAAAGCGTTCCTTGCTATCACACCGTAATACAGAAGGCAAACTTGCTAGGCACTAAACATGCACTTGGCATGAGGAAGCATCAAAATTCACTGCCTTATTGTCACAAGGAAAGACTGTACAGAAGATGGTCATAGTGGTGAGCATACCCAAGCCAAGTTTATCAGTGTGGTGGCAGAGGGCAAGTCAGGTAAGCAGAGCATTGCTAGAAGCCAGAACAAGGTTCTTCTCATTTTAAGCTTGCATCGTTCTGAACTACAAACCCACTTCATAGCTTCATCGTGCCTACAGTACCAGAGGGAAATACTTAATCTACCACAGCTAAGCTGTATGTGGGAAGAGGGTTAGAGGACTTCCTTACCAGAGAAAAAGCAGCTCAAAActttaaaaccagtatttccccctcctgctgccttgTGCAAGAGCAGGCTTCAACTGTACTACTCAGAGGGAAataaagatgggggggggggggggggggcagaacaATGACAACACCAAACAAGACACTCCTTTGAAGCCCTTGACTCCTCCAGCAGTACCAAAAGGTTTGAGGTGTCCAGCACCTTGCAGCAGTCAAGGTCTAATTGCTATTCCAGTCCTTCTGCAACCCCCCCACTTACATACCCCTTCTACAGCGACCGCAGTCTGGCAGGGATTTGAGCAGAAGGGTTTCTGCAGTACCACATTCAATGTTAGACCTAGCACCAGGCAGATGGTGTGTTGGCCTCCACTGCTTGGAGGATTTATAGCAGTAAcgaacttctttttttcctcctccacagCAAACACATTCTCAGACCAACTTAAAACCAGGTTGCAGTGgctcttttctctcctttgcacCAGCAGCCAGCTCACCCAAATGGTGGGTGACATTCAGGCAGACAAATCGGCTTATTTCAAGTCAAGGAGGGAAGAACTACAGCAGCTTGAGTTTAGATTGTGAAGCTGCTGTGGAACCACACCCTCAGCATCCTCTCAGGAAAGAGGCAGTGACTGAAGGGCAGAAAGATGAAGCCAGGGCTGCAAGCTTGGAGAGGGGTTTAAACATAAAAGACAACTTTATTAAATAATTAGACAGTAGCATGAACTGTTTTCATCCTTGTGAACTGCATCCACAGTGAAgtcccttccccagcacctgACAACTAGATTCTTAGACTGTTTCCTGATGCGGGAGGACATGCTGAATTTGTTCAGTCACCATGAAGGTATATTGCAGccatcagtctttttttttttttttttttttgaactagCTTAAAAGTGATGTAGTTCAGACAaacatttaatgagaaaaaagtaAGACTGTACTTAAATGTATGCAGATTTCATTTCTGGGCTAGCTGTCTATACAAGTTTAAAGTCATAAGCATAACTTCAGGATCTCCACTTTTTATGTCAAGAGCTTGCAGGAAACAGTTCAATGCCTCCTGCAGTTTTCCATCATCCTTAAGTTTCTTCCCACTGTCTACCAAGGTATTATAATTGCCTACAGTGGGAGAGGAACTCTGACGAGCCTCTTTTTCAGAGACACTTTCCTGGGTGAAGTAATCTATCTGCTCACCTGACTGAAGCTCAGCATCACCAGTGGATTCCTCCTGAGATGACTCCGTCTCATCTGCTTCAGACTGCTCAGAGAGCATACAGTCTAGAAGGAATGATTCTTCCGCTGTATCAAGTGTTTCTCCAGCAGGTTCTTCTTCAGGCTCAGCAGATTCCCCACTACACTCTTCAGCTTCTTCTTCCACAAGGTCATCTTTCTCCTCATTGCtgtcatcatcatcttcatcagtGGTTCCCATGATTTCTCCAATATCCTCAACCTCATCTACCACCCTGTTGATTAGAGATCGTCTGGAAGCGTTAGACCTGTTACCACTGTTCGTTAGTTGAGGAGAAAAGACGGCTTTTGCTATACTTCTGTCACATTTAGGAGTGGATGCACTAATTCCTTCCATAAATTGATGCAGAGGGCTGTGGAAGGGAGAGGGCCTTTTTTCAGACTGGTTTTCCTCCAAGATCATAACGGAATGGTCTTCATCCTCACTGTCTGAAACAATTCTGTTTAAGCATTTCTTTCTACCAAAAACAAAGGCACCGCTGCTTTCATCTGATGCTTCACTCCCTTGCAGGGAGTTATTTGGCTCTTCTTCAGCTGCATGGCAGGGTTTTCCGCAGTTATTGTTCTCACTTAGCCAAGTTTTTGTTGGAGATTTTTTTGTTGGAGACTTACAAAAACTTTCTGCTTTTAGTTGGAAGCCCTCCTTTTCTGGGTGTTCCAGTGATCTTTCCCTGTTTGAGGCATCTTGCCATCCATCTTCAGACTCTTCCAAGACCAGATTGAAGTCAACTTGATCCTGGAGAGAAGGCACACACATATCCTCCAAGCTGGCTTCCAACATATGAGACTTCTGGAGCCCAGCATGGATTTCTGGTGTAACATTTGATAAACTGGGCACTGTGGCAGCGAAAGCTAACTCAGGAACGTCATTTGTATCCGTACCCAAGGCAGCATGTGGGTCAAGTACCTGATCTGACATTTCTGCATCTCTTAAGCTTTTGGGATCATCAGCCACACAAGAGTCATTAGAGGAATGCTGTCGTTGCCCAGACAGGCCATTCCCTGCCTCAGTCAAGCTGTCCGAATTTACATGGGAACACTGTTTGTGTTCGAGACTCTGACTCTCTTTATCAAGTGGATGAAGTCCAGGTGATGATGGTATAATGCTTGATTCAAGATTTTGCTCAGATTCTTGTATACTGGATTGTTTCCCTGTCTTGCTGGTATTAAGCAGCTCTGTATCTGTACTAGACACATCTTGTGCCCATTTCTCTTCGTCCAAGTCATCATTAGTCAGATTTGTCATTTTGGAGCTGACATTAAGAACCTGGGCCTCCTTGTCCTCTGTAAGATCAATAACTTTGTCATTTTCGTGTTTATCAGCTACTGGTGGTGAAACAAAGCGATTTATGTTGTTCAACCCTGGAGACAACTTCTTTGGCTCGGAAACCAATTCTGGTGGTCTTTGCCACATCTCTTCACAAGCATTTCTGATCCCCTCCATCCTCTGGTCTCTAAGCTGAGACTCTAACTGAACTAGCTCATGGGCCTTCTGTACCCTCCGTTGAATGTACTGATGGGCTTCTTCACTCTCAACCTGCTCCTCATGAGCTATTTCCCTTGTATATATCAAGTCATGATCAGAAATGCCAAACATTTCCAGAGAGTGCAAATAAGCAATGTGTTCATCCAGCTGCAGGTCAGTCTTTCTTTGGGTGGCGTGCAAGGACTGCAGCTGGATCTGAGTTGCAGATGTTCGAGTATCTTCTAATGTGAAGAGCTCCCTCAGTTCCTGCTTGGAGAAATATCTAAACGGGTTCTTTTTGTCACCGGTAGTCTGTCTTATTAGTGAATCCTTAAATACTTGTCGCCGGTATATTTTCTCTTCCACTGTACCGCAGGTAATCAGTCTATAAATTACTACGTTCTCTTTTTGCCCAATCCTATAAGCTCTGTCTACAGCCTGAGCATCTGTAGCTGGATTCCAGCTGGGATCAAAGATCACCACTCGGCTGGCTGCTGTTAAGGTTATACCAACGCCACCAACTTGAGTGGTGAGCAGGAAGACGGAGTAGTCCTTGTTACACTGAAAGGCGTTAATGCGCTTCTCCCGTTCTGTTAGGTGGGTTACCGTTCCGTCAATACGCATGATCTTAAAATGTCTGCGAGACAAGACACGCTCTATGATATCCAGCATCTTCCTTGAC
This region of Harpia harpyja isolate bHarHar1 chromosome 18, bHarHar1 primary haplotype, whole genome shotgun sequence genomic DNA includes:
- the ERCC6L gene encoding DNA excision repair protein ERCC-6-like, yielding MAAPGLAEEERYRGLVNGAKAAAGSGDLEEALRLFRLAAAIRPSEKLRGRMQRVEEALAAAEQEEEEEEEGFVDVCGSGLLIYGEMHGKLFQHQRDGVAFLYRLHREGRPGGILADDMGLGKTIQVIAFLSGMFDAELIRHVLLIMPTTLVSSWLAEFARWTPGLRVKEFHGTSKTERTRNLERVQRKNGIVVTSYQMLINNWKQLASSCEQEFVWDYVILDEAHKIKCPSNKTTKCVYAIPAKHRLLLTGTPVQNNLREMWSLFDFACQGSLLGTAKTFKMEYENPITRAREKDATLGEKALGLKISENLMTIIKPYFLRRTKDDIKNNRADKPDAPLPEDPSESSAPVMPSLTRKNDFVVWVYLAPVQEEIYRSFLSLDHVKEVLTTTRSPLAELTVLKKLCDHPRLLSARACIQLGLEEQEYSEQDHGTEAGMLSCANKIDHLSDETLVQESGKMLFLIGLLERLREEGHRTLVFSQSRKMLDIIERVLSRRHFKIMRIDGTVTHLTEREKRINAFQCNKDYSVFLLTTQVGGVGITLTAASRVVIFDPSWNPATDAQAVDRAYRIGQKENVVIYRLITCGTVEEKIYRRQVFKDSLIRQTTGDKKNPFRYFSKQELRELFTLEDTRTSATQIQLQSLHATQRKTDLQLDEHIAYLHSLEMFGISDHDLIYTREIAHEEQVESEEAHQYIQRRVQKAHELVQLESQLRDQRMEGIRNACEEMWQRPPELVSEPKKLSPGLNNINRFVSPPVADKHENDKVIDLTEDKEAQVLNVSSKMTNLTNDDLDEEKWAQDVSSTDTELLNTSKTGKQSSIQESEQNLESSIIPSSPGLHPLDKESQSLEHKQCSHVNSDSLTEAGNGLSGQRQHSSNDSCVADDPKSLRDAEMSDQVLDPHAALGTDTNDVPELAFAATVPSLSNVTPEIHAGLQKSHMLEASLEDMCVPSLQDQVDFNLVLEESEDGWQDASNRERSLEHPEKEGFQLKAESFCKSPTKKSPTKTWLSENNNCGKPCHAAEEEPNNSLQGSEASDESSGAFVFGRKKCLNRIVSDSEDEDHSVMILEENQSEKRPSPFHSPLHQFMEGISASTPKCDRSIAKAVFSPQLTNSGNRSNASRRSLINRVVDEVEDIGEIMGTTDEDDDDSNEEKDDLVEEEAEECSGESAEPEEEPAGETLDTAEESFLLDCMLSEQSEADETESSQEESTGDAELQSGEQIDYFTQESVSEKEARQSSSPTVGNYNTLVDSGKKLKDDGKLQEALNCFLQALDIKSGDPEVMLMTLNLYRQLAQK